A section of the Agarivorans litoreus genome encodes:
- a CDS encoding YhdP family protein, whose amino-acid sequence MATPLRRGARKCWYGLAILLVIIAVCLSIARGILSFASNYKDDLAQWLVADQDAELRIGQLSARMRNFRPMLVFEDTEVAIGKNRKTRFSVGALMLELDLWETLEQRRVVFKDLVLDEFHLKLSVDPGNGSSSRDFSQSYQAISDVFLGQLEKFSLTNSLIELGLPEHSMNFDIASLDWVNKGHLHQGNGEILVGQDWQNGQVSFRVDLLGDASNVDELTGKLFAKVEHLNLQALRKLLGGAAQHLESDINLSLWAEFGADQQQRWVSQWQQSQLRWGKQNSQVMNIDSGLIQGLKVADKWRIDKLPWQLSINDKSTDFSLQGLASKQHHAWRLAGFELAIWSPLLAILEDSESDIAWSKLLTGGQLNHLDIDYIQATKQLRYQAELVDLSTKGQSFIPSLTHLNAQVLGDTQHAQLRLQQQGDFHLGVQFDETWTIEQLESDIAIHFADPEFSLRSQYTHLVTPELDFVGKWSLTWPKDGAWPVLSLMANAEIKDAGKAYWYYPEVMPDKVFSYLKDALVGGQAKHSQVLWYGQLDNYPYDANNGIFQAFVPLDNATFKFDPDWPALQELQLDLLFQNDGLFMESNRARLGKVPAQRISASIPKFQSYSELFITGKVAGSAASVQDYLLQSPIDALSDSLTQLPLSNGDVSGEIYLNIPLYDADVEVNGHVDFNGNNIDVKPAGMSLSQIKGRLYFQNETLRTNNLSALWRGMPLDIKFNTQAIDDDYLLSFDLGGRWPLDEVQRAFGLPLAEYLSGNLNWQGDLDIHLKPESQFEYKGDFRSELLGLALTLPEPIQKRPAETWPTALSITGNASSTKLQLESNQLISGFAQIDFVEEKKKLKYALLNLGADNDLLWQGEGLAMSFEFSQLDMQPWLSWSKEQIKFTPEKPETNYTNVSLAIPPLMFIRGAVDEAQLLGQTFNNFNIAYLPRSKTQLQIESDQLIASIAAPEKPSVEQAVKVNIEKAQLSELDFSKLDKAPEQHSRQTEKANRSLLDMLPPISLSCNDCQFGDYRIGNVKLELPIENQTMKNGHLSVDWGHSQLTAALFWNKLNEIEQAGFAGNLDSSSLELLIEDLGRDSPLKGTSAEFTFDVNWQDSLLKPNMNSLNGSVEMKTDKGVVTEMSDKGSRLLTLASLDTIRRRLQLDFSDVFEKGLHFDSMSGSVAFDNGVANNQDFFLDGVAGVMRGKGEVDFRDGKINYRVSYSPKVTSSLPVLAAFLVTPATGVAVLALSKLFEPVVEVVTQINFALTGNLAEPELIELERVKQEIKVPDEFRAKESR is encoded by the coding sequence ATGGCAACTCCCTTACGCCGTGGTGCCAGAAAGTGCTGGTACGGCCTAGCGATCCTGTTAGTGATTATTGCCGTGTGCTTAAGTATTGCACGCGGCATTTTGTCATTTGCCAGTAATTATAAAGATGACCTTGCGCAGTGGTTGGTTGCTGATCAAGATGCAGAGTTACGCATAGGTCAACTTAGTGCTCGGATGCGTAACTTCCGGCCCATGTTGGTATTTGAAGATACTGAAGTAGCAATTGGAAAAAACCGCAAAACTCGCTTCAGTGTTGGCGCATTGATGCTAGAACTAGATCTTTGGGAAACCCTTGAACAGCGCCGAGTGGTATTCAAAGATTTAGTGCTTGATGAGTTCCATTTAAAGCTTAGCGTCGACCCTGGAAATGGCTCATCGTCTCGGGATTTTAGCCAAAGTTATCAAGCTATTAGTGATGTTTTTTTGGGACAGCTCGAGAAGTTTAGTTTAACCAATAGTTTAATTGAACTTGGTTTACCTGAACATAGCATGAATTTTGATATTGCGAGCTTGGATTGGGTAAATAAAGGGCATTTACACCAAGGTAACGGTGAAATTTTAGTTGGCCAAGATTGGCAAAATGGTCAAGTGAGCTTTCGGGTCGACTTGTTGGGTGATGCCTCAAACGTAGATGAATTAACAGGTAAGTTGTTTGCTAAGGTTGAACACCTTAATTTGCAAGCTTTGCGTAAATTGTTAGGTGGGGCGGCTCAGCACCTTGAAAGTGACATTAATCTCTCTTTATGGGCAGAGTTTGGCGCTGACCAGCAACAACGCTGGGTAAGCCAGTGGCAACAAAGCCAACTTCGTTGGGGCAAACAAAACAGCCAGGTAATGAACATCGACAGCGGCCTTATTCAAGGTTTGAAGGTGGCAGATAAGTGGCGAATAGACAAGTTGCCTTGGCAACTTAGTATTAACGACAAGAGTACTGATTTTTCCTTACAAGGTTTGGCCAGTAAACAGCATCATGCGTGGCGCTTGGCCGGCTTTGAGTTAGCCATTTGGTCACCCTTATTGGCTATATTAGAGGATAGCGAATCCGATATTGCTTGGTCTAAGTTGCTTACTGGTGGCCAACTTAATCATCTAGATATCGACTATATTCAAGCAACAAAACAACTGCGTTATCAAGCCGAGTTGGTTGACTTAAGTACTAAAGGTCAGTCTTTTATACCTAGCCTTACTCATTTAAATGCTCAAGTTTTGGGTGATACGCAGCACGCACAATTACGTTTGCAACAGCAAGGTGATTTTCACCTAGGCGTGCAATTTGATGAAACTTGGACAATTGAGCAACTTGAGTCAGATATTGCCATTCACTTTGCAGATCCTGAATTTAGCTTACGCAGCCAATATACCCATTTGGTGACACCAGAGCTAGATTTTGTTGGTAAATGGTCGCTAACTTGGCCAAAAGATGGCGCATGGCCAGTGTTAAGTTTGATGGCAAACGCCGAGATAAAAGACGCAGGGAAGGCTTATTGGTATTACCCAGAAGTTATGCCAGACAAGGTATTCTCTTACTTAAAAGATGCTTTAGTGGGAGGACAAGCAAAGCATAGTCAAGTGCTTTGGTATGGCCAACTTGATAATTATCCTTACGATGCTAACAACGGCATTTTCCAAGCGTTTGTACCACTCGATAATGCCACTTTTAAGTTCGATCCTGATTGGCCCGCGTTGCAAGAACTGCAGTTGGACTTGCTGTTTCAAAATGATGGCTTGTTTATGGAGAGTAATCGAGCACGTTTAGGAAAAGTGCCTGCACAGCGGATCAGTGCCAGTATTCCAAAGTTTCAAAGCTATTCTGAGCTGTTTATTACTGGCAAGGTTGCTGGCTCGGCAGCTAGCGTACAGGACTATTTGTTGCAATCCCCCATCGATGCGCTTAGTGATAGTTTAACTCAGTTACCGCTTAGTAATGGCGATGTGTCGGGTGAGATTTATCTAAATATTCCACTCTATGATGCTGATGTTGAGGTTAATGGTCATGTCGACTTCAATGGTAACAATATTGATGTTAAACCAGCAGGGATGAGCTTGAGCCAGATTAAAGGCCGCTTATATTTTCAAAATGAAACATTACGTACTAATAATTTAAGCGCACTTTGGCGGGGCATGCCACTGGATATTAAATTTAATACGCAAGCCATTGATGATGATTATTTATTGAGTTTTGATTTGGGAGGACGCTGGCCGCTAGATGAAGTACAGCGAGCTTTTGGACTCCCTCTTGCCGAGTACCTATCGGGTAATCTTAATTGGCAGGGCGATTTAGATATACATTTAAAACCAGAAAGCCAGTTTGAGTACAAAGGTGATTTTCGTAGCGAGTTACTAGGATTAGCACTAACGTTGCCGGAACCTATACAAAAGCGTCCAGCAGAAACCTGGCCTACCGCGCTAAGTATTACTGGTAATGCATCGAGTACTAAGTTGCAGTTAGAGTCTAATCAATTGATTTCAGGCTTTGCTCAGATTGATTTTGTTGAGGAAAAGAAAAAACTCAAATATGCCTTACTTAACTTAGGTGCGGATAATGATTTGCTCTGGCAAGGTGAAGGCTTAGCGATGTCATTTGAATTTAGTCAGTTAGATATGCAGCCTTGGCTGAGCTGGTCAAAGGAACAGATTAAGTTTACTCCGGAAAAACCTGAAACAAACTATACCAATGTGAGTTTGGCTATACCGCCGTTAATGTTTATTCGCGGTGCGGTTGATGAGGCTCAGCTGTTAGGGCAAACTTTTAATAACTTCAATATTGCTTATCTACCTCGAAGCAAAACCCAACTGCAAATTGAATCTGATCAGTTAATTGCTAGCATTGCCGCTCCCGAAAAACCAAGTGTAGAGCAAGCAGTAAAGGTTAATATTGAGAAAGCTCAGCTTAGTGAGCTGGACTTTTCTAAGCTAGATAAGGCACCTGAGCAACACAGTAGACAGACTGAGAAAGCAAATCGCTCTTTGCTAGATATGTTGCCTCCTATTTCGCTTAGTTGTAATGACTGCCAGTTTGGCGATTATCGTATTGGCAACGTTAAATTGGAGTTGCCAATTGAAAACCAAACAATGAAAAACGGCCACTTATCGGTCGATTGGGGGCATAGCCAGCTTACCGCTGCATTGTTTTGGAATAAGCTGAACGAGATAGAGCAAGCGGGCTTTGCGGGCAATCTTGATAGTTCTAGCTTGGAACTGTTAATCGAAGATTTAGGCCGAGATAGTCCTTTAAAAGGTACCTCGGCTGAGTTCACCTTTGACGTAAATTGGCAAGATAGTTTACTTAAGCCAAATATGAATAGCCTAAATGGCTCTGTTGAGATGAAAACCGACAAAGGCGTGGTGACTGAAATGAGTGATAAGGGTAGCCGCTTACTTACGTTGGCTAGCCTAGATACTATTCGCCGACGTTTGCAGCTTGATTTTAGTGATGTATTTGAGAAAGGTCTGCACTTTGATTCGATGAGCGGAAGTGTTGCTTTTGATAACGGTGTGGCTAATAACCAAGATTTTTTCTTAGATGGCGTTGCTGGAGTAATGCGTGGTAAAGGGGAAGTGGACTTTCGCGATGGGAAAATTAATTATCGAGTAAGTTACTCACCCAAAGTAACTTCTAGTTTACCGGTACTGGCTGCATTTTTGGTTACACCTGCGACAGGCGTTGCGGTGTTAGCATTGTCTAAGTTATTTGAACCTGTGGTAGAGGTGGTTACGCAAATTAATTTTGCCCTTACTGGTAACCTAGCCGAACCTGAGCTCATTGAGCTTGAACGAGTGAAGCAAGAAATCAAAGTCCCTGATGAGTTTAGGGCAAAAGAGTCGCGCTAA
- a CDS encoding carbon-nitrogen hydrolase family protein, whose amino-acid sequence MKLIALQMTSNGLVADNLKQAEALLQQANPRAGDLVLLPENFACYGGGDKAYMSIAEHLGKGPIQTWLSQQAQLYGIYLVAGSVPTKAEEQHRCYTTSLAFSPIGELLQHYHKLHLFDVDVADNVGSYRESDSFVAGEQLAWFDMGAIRVGMAICFDLRFPYLFQLLRQQGCDIVLLPAAFTALTGEAHWQALLQARAIENQLYLVAANQTGTHENQRQTWGHSMIIDPWGRCLDLQPSGTGPARADFNPQLLQQVRDRMPVPLHGQLQLGWRE is encoded by the coding sequence ATGAAGTTAATTGCGTTGCAAATGACCTCAAATGGTCTGGTTGCCGACAACCTAAAACAGGCAGAAGCTTTATTGCAACAGGCTAATCCTAGGGCCGGTGACTTAGTACTTTTACCTGAGAACTTCGCTTGTTACGGTGGCGGCGATAAGGCCTATATGTCTATCGCCGAGCATTTAGGCAAAGGGCCTATTCAAACTTGGCTTAGCCAACAAGCCCAGTTATATGGCATTTATTTGGTGGCTGGTAGCGTGCCTACTAAAGCTGAAGAACAGCATCGTTGTTACACCACCAGTTTGGCCTTCTCACCCATTGGAGAACTATTGCAGCATTATCACAAGCTACACTTGTTTGATGTGGATGTGGCTGACAACGTGGGGAGTTACCGAGAATCAGACAGTTTTGTTGCTGGTGAGCAGCTCGCTTGGTTTGATATGGGCGCAATTCGAGTAGGAATGGCGATTTGTTTTGATTTACGTTTTCCCTACTTATTTCAGCTGCTGCGTCAACAGGGCTGTGATATTGTATTACTTCCTGCTGCATTTACTGCATTAACTGGGGAAGCCCACTGGCAAGCGCTACTGCAAGCCAGAGCCATAGAAAATCAACTCTATTTGGTGGCCGCCAATCAAACAGGAACACACGAAAATCAACGCCAAACTTGGGGACACTCAATGATTATTGATCCCTGGGGGCGTTGTTTAGATCTACAGCCAAGCGGAACGGGGCCAGCAAGAGCCGATTTTAATCCGCAGCTATTACAGCAAGTTAGGGACCGGATGCCCGTGCCGTTGCATGGTCAATTACAACTAGGGTGGAGAGAATAA
- the tldD gene encoding metalloprotease TldD — protein MSFEKVSQSLLVPGGIGQQELSMALTEVAKHQIDYADLFFQHSRHESWVLEDGIVKEGSYNIEQGVGVRAISGEQTGFAYSDVINNSALLQTCQAARGISSKGVNAKIKPFSKVTAEQFYQADNPLVSLSNQQKIALLERADKYARSLDPAVTQVIVSLSGVYEEVLVAASDGTLAADIRPLIRFNCSVLVERNQRRERGSAGGGGRRNYSYFLEEVNGRERAMGFVDEAVRQALVNLEAVDAPAGLMPVVLGAGWPGVLLHEAVGHGLEGDFNRKGSSAFSGCMGEQVASSLCTIVDDGTLGQRRGSVNIDDEGTPGQYNVLIENGVLKGYMQDKHNAQLMNTRSTGNGRRESYAHLPLPRMTNTYMLPGESEPEELIASVKKGIFAPNFGGGQVDITSGKFVFSASEAYLIEDGKITAPIKGATLIGCGPEAMQQVSMVGNDLALDQGVGVCGKEGQSVPVGVGQPSVKLDELTVGGTA, from the coding sequence ATGTCGTTTGAAAAAGTCAGTCAGTCATTACTGGTGCCAGGAGGCATTGGCCAACAAGAGCTAAGTATGGCGCTGACCGAAGTGGCAAAACACCAAATTGATTATGCTGATCTGTTCTTCCAACATAGCCGCCACGAATCGTGGGTGCTGGAAGACGGTATTGTAAAGGAAGGAAGCTATAACATTGAGCAAGGCGTAGGAGTTCGCGCAATAAGTGGCGAGCAAACCGGTTTTGCCTATTCCGATGTGATTAATAACAGCGCGTTGCTACAAACTTGCCAAGCAGCACGAGGCATCAGCTCAAAAGGTGTAAACGCCAAGATTAAACCTTTTAGTAAAGTCACTGCTGAGCAGTTTTATCAAGCTGATAACCCCTTAGTTAGCCTGTCTAATCAGCAAAAAATTGCTTTATTAGAGCGAGCAGACAAATATGCACGTAGCTTGGATCCTGCGGTTACTCAGGTAATTGTTAGCTTGAGCGGTGTTTATGAAGAGGTATTGGTTGCTGCCAGTGATGGTACCTTAGCGGCGGATATTCGCCCCTTGATTCGTTTTAACTGTAGTGTACTCGTTGAGCGCAATCAACGCCGAGAGCGAGGTTCTGCCGGTGGTGGTGGGCGTCGCAACTACAGCTACTTCTTAGAAGAAGTGAATGGCCGTGAGCGAGCCATGGGCTTTGTGGACGAAGCAGTGCGTCAAGCCTTAGTAAACCTAGAGGCGGTAGATGCCCCAGCTGGTTTAATGCCAGTAGTGCTAGGCGCCGGTTGGCCTGGTGTATTACTGCACGAAGCAGTTGGGCACGGTTTGGAAGGTGACTTTAATCGCAAGGGCTCTTCTGCCTTTAGTGGTTGTATGGGGGAGCAAGTGGCCTCAAGTCTATGTACCATTGTTGATGATGGAACCTTGGGGCAACGTAGAGGTTCGGTAAATATTGATGATGAAGGTACCCCAGGACAATACAATGTATTGATCGAAAATGGTGTACTAAAAGGCTACATGCAAGATAAGCACAATGCTCAGCTTATGAATACTCGCTCAACCGGTAATGGTCGACGCGAATCTTATGCGCATTTACCCCTACCGCGTATGACCAATACCTATATGTTGCCTGGCGAAAGCGAACCAGAAGAACTGATTGCCTCGGTGAAAAAAGGGATCTTTGCGCCTAATTTTGGTGGCGGACAGGTGGACATTACTTCAGGTAAATTTGTATTTTCCGCTTCAGAAGCTTACTTAATTGAAGATGGGAAGATTACCGCGCCAATTAAAGGTGCAACACTGATTGGTTGTGGACCCGAAGCGATGCAGCAGGTATCCATGGTTGGTAATGACCTCGCTCTTGACCAAGGGGTTGGGGTATGTGGCAAGGAAGGCCAAAGTGTGCCAGTTGGGGTTGGTCAACCCAGTGTTAAACTTGATGAGTTAACGGTTGGCGGTACGGCGTAA
- the yjgA gene encoding ribosome biogenesis factor YjgA — MKNQQPYDEDDWISKSEIKREADRLKKIGAELVALTNPQLATIEMSPTLREAIALAKRLKDKREAARRHMNYIGKVMRTENEEAINAGLDKIRNKHIYQAQAQLALEKQRDLLVAEGDAAINQLLEQNPNLERQKLRQLVRQAKKEAELEKPAKAHQDLAKYLKENT; from the coding sequence ATGAAGAATCAACAGCCCTATGATGAAGACGATTGGATCAGTAAATCTGAAATCAAACGTGAAGCAGATCGGCTGAAAAAAATTGGTGCCGAGTTAGTTGCGCTCACCAACCCGCAGCTAGCCACCATTGAAATGAGCCCTACGCTACGCGAAGCGATTGCCCTAGCGAAACGCTTAAAAGACAAGCGAGAAGCTGCGCGTCGCCATATGAATTACATTGGCAAAGTAATGCGTACCGAAAATGAAGAGGCGATAAATGCTGGCTTAGATAAAATCCGCAACAAGCACATTTACCAAGCTCAAGCGCAGTTGGCATTGGAAAAACAGCGAGATTTATTAGTTGCCGAAGGCGATGCTGCAATAAATCAATTGCTTGAGCAAAACCCCAATTTAGAGCGCCAAAAATTACGCCAATTAGTGCGCCAAGCCAAAAAAGAAGCCGAACTAGAAAAACCAGCAAAGGCTCACCAAGATCTAGCTAAATATTTAAAAGAAAACACTTAA